The following coding sequences lie in one Rhodospirillaceae bacterium genomic window:
- a CDS encoding formate--tetrahydrofolate ligase — translation MSYSHEQHSNPKTDLEISRDANCMPITELASSKLKLSPSQLINFGENKAKIKLDARIIKEQKTSGKLILVTAITPTPAGEGKTTTTVGLGDALQQIGVRTAICLREPSLGPCFGMKGGAAGGGYAQVIPMEDIXLHFTGDFHAIGAANNLLAAMVDNHIYWGNQKQLDTRRLTWRRVVDMNDRALREIVLGLGAVSNGFSHSGNFDITVASEVMAILCLSENLKELDNRLGQIIVGSDLKKXFVKASDLNANGAMTALLKDAFLPNLVQSLEATPALVHGGPFANIAHGCNSVIATKTALKLADYVVTEAGFGADLGAEKFFNIKCRQAGLEPDCAVVVATIRALKMHGGVDRDDLWKENINALKHGCENLARHVNNIRKFDVPVIIALNRFTSDTQKEIASLKDYCSSIGAEISECDHWATGGEGAISLAEKVVSIIDNKPRKFQLLYDDHELLKXKIEIIATQIYGADSVTINPSADRKLNELQNQEFGSLPICVAKTPYSFSIDPKIKGAPAGHDLKITDIRLAAGAGFIVAVCGEIMTMPGLPSRPAAADIHLDKDGRITGLF, via the coding sequence ATGTCATATTCACACGAACAACACAGTAACCCTAAAACTGACCTCGAAATCTCTCGGGATGCCAACTGCATGCCCATTACAGAGTTAGCCTCTTCCAAATTAAAACTGTCCCCAAGCCAACTGATAAATTTTGGTGAAAACAAGGCTAAAATCAAATTGGATGCCAGAATAATTAAAGAACAAAAAACATCAGGAAAGTTAATTTTGGTAACCGCCATAACCCCCACTCCAGCAGGAGAAGGAAAAACAACAACTACAGTTGGACTCGGTGACGCTTTACAGCAAATAGGAGTGCGAACAGCTATTTGTCTGCGGGAACCCAGCCTCGGCCCATGCTTTGGCATGAAAGGCGGAGCGGCAGGAGGTGGATACGCACAGGTAATTCCAATGGAAGATATAAANCTTCACTTTACGGGCGACTTTCACGCCATCGGTGCCGCAAATAATCTCCTAGCCGCCATGGTAGATAACCATATTTATTGGGGCAACCAAAAACAACTTGACACGCGGCGTCTCACTTGGCGCCGCGTGGTGGATATGAATGATCGCGCACTCCGGGAAATCGTACTTGGTCTCGGAGCAGTTTCTAATGGGTTTTCCCACTCAGGAAACTTTGATATCACCGTAGCAAGTGAAGTCATGGCTATTCTTTGCCTCTCGGAAAACCTAAAGGAATTGGACAATCGTCTTGGTCAAATAATCGTTGGTTCAGACCTGAAGAAGAANTTTGTCAAGGCCTCGGATCTAAATGCCAATGGCGCAATGACAGCTCTCCTAAAAGATGCTTTTCTCCCAAATCTGGTCCAATCGCTGGAAGCGACACCGGCTCTAGTTCACGGGGGACCTTTTGCAAATATAGCCCACGGATGCAACTCGGTGATAGCCACCAAGACAGCCCTCAAACTTGCAGATTATGTTGTCACAGAAGCCGGTTTTGGCGCTGACCTAGGGGCTGAAAAATTCTTCAATATTAAGTGCCGTCAAGCCGGCTTAGAGCCAGATTGCGCCGTGGTAGTAGCTACCATTCGAGCCTTGAAAATGCATGGTGGCGTTGACCGCGATGACCTGTGGAAGGAGAATATTAACGCTCTGAAACACGGCTGTGAAAATTTAGCTAGACATGTAAATAATATTAGAAAATTTGATGTCCCTGTTATCATAGCCTTAAACCGCTTTACCTCAGACACCCAAAAAGAGATTGCATCCCTTAAGGACTACTGCTCCTCTATTGGGGCAGAGATCTCTGAATGTGATCACTGGGCAACTGGCGGCGAGGGAGCGATCTCTCTTGCCGAGAAAGTCGTCTCTATCATAGACAACAAACCAAGAAAATTCCAACTCTTGTATGATGATCATGAACTGTTAAAAAANAAGATAGAGATAATCGCAACACAAATTTATGGCGCTGATTCTGTTACCATTAATCCCTCTGCGGACAGAAAGTTGAATGAGTTACAGAACCAAGAATTCGGTTCACTACCAATTTGTGTGGCGAAAACACCGTACAGCTTTTCTATCGACCCCAAGATAAAAGGGGCGCCTGCTGGGCACGACTTAAAAATAACAGATATAAGATTGGCAGCAGGGGCCGGATTCATAGTTGCCGTTTGTGGGGAAATCATGACAATGCCGGGGCTGCCATCACGTCCAGCCGCGGCAGACATCCACCTAGACAAGGATGGTCGGATCACCGGGCTATTCTAA
- a CDS encoding 4-(cytidine 5'-diphospho)-2-C-methyl-D-erythritol kinase, translating to MKLGNTDAIRRPAHAKLNLFLHVQEARKDGFHNLESLVAFAELHDMISIERADRLELVRTGPFAKKIDAKPEQDLVIRAALALGTFAGIEPKVRISLTKNIPVSAGLGGGSSDAAATITLLSQYWGISSDQTDIMRLALSIGADVPVCMHGREALIRGVGDTIIQASLPNEKLAVVLVKPKENLATNSVFEAFTGPFVKNRSQRLKFTKTGSLAAYLSRKTNSLTLPAEILCSDIKTALTCLRESQGCYLSRLSGSGPTCFGLFLNHKMAHTSASQIAQAHPNWWVTETFIKGKKGKH from the coding sequence TTGAAGTTGGGCAATACAGATGCTATTCGGCGGCCCGCCCACGCCAAACTTAACCTCTTCTTGCATGTCCAAGAAGCGCGCAAGGATGGATTTCACAATCTTGAAAGTTTGGTAGCCTTCGCAGAACTCCATGACATGATTTCCATCGAAAGAGCAGATCGTTTAGAACTCGTACGCACCGGGCCTTTCGCAAAAAAGATAGATGCAAAACCAGAGCAAGATCTAGTCATTCGCGCCGCACTAGCCCTAGGAACATTCGCAGGCATAGAGCCAAAGGTAAGAATTTCCCTTACTAAAAACATACCCGTGTCAGCTGGATTGGGTGGCGGGTCGTCTGACGCCGCCGCCACCATTACGTTGCTATCTCAATATTGGGGCATTTCGAGCGATCAGACAGATATAATGAGGCTAGCTCTGAGTATAGGGGCCGATGTTCCAGTCTGTATGCATGGAAGAGAGGCCCTCATTAGAGGAGTTGGAGATACAATAATCCAGGCTTCCTTACCCAACGAAAAGCTTGCGGTGGTCCTCGTGAAACCAAAAGAAAATCTTGCTACCAATTCAGTCTTTGAGGCTTTTACAGGCCCATTCGTCAAGAACCGCAGCCAGCGCCTCAAATTCACGAAGACTGGATCCTTGGCAGCTTATTTGTCTAGGAAGACAAACTCCTTAACTCTCCCTGCCGAAATCTTGTGCTCAGATATCAAGACCGCGTTGACATGTTTAAGAGAAAGCCAAGGTTGCTATTTGTCACGCCTATCGGGGAGCGGCCCAACGTGTTTTGGGCTCTTCCTAAATCACAAAATGGCGCACACATCTGCATCGCAAATCGCACAGGCCCACCCTAATTGGTGGGTAACGGAGACTTTTATTAAAGGAAAGAAGGGAAAACACTAG
- a CDS encoding uracil-DNA glycosylase — translation MGADEGVSNCAINRLGRMPGWPGRGAVSRSIHDNSQSPALVESGRQDFVSSEQRAEFENIRSLSQLKEMVENFELCGLRRTATKTVFADGNPEADVMLVGEAPGAEEDRSGLPFVGAAGQLLDRMLAAIELDRTSVYITNLLFWRPPGNRNPTNEEIQQCLPLVERHIALIRPRILVLVGSISAKTLLRQSEGITRLRGRWYEYELVAPKISXATTCIFHPAFLLRXPQNKREAWNDLIAIRERLNQLTGTS, via the coding sequence ATGGGTGCGGACGAGGGAGTGTCGAATTGCGCAATAAATAGGCTTGGCAGGATGCCTGGTTGGCCGGGCCGGGGCGCTGTTTCCCGCAGCATCCATGATAATTCTCAATCCCCGGCGCTAGTGGAAAGCGGGAGGCAAGATTTTGTGTCGTCTGAGCAAAGGGCCGAGTTTGAGAATATACGTAGCCTAAGCCAATTAAAGGAAATGGTGGAGAATTTTGAGCTATGTGGCTTAAGGAGGACAGCGACCAAAACAGTCTTTGCGGATGGTAATCCAGAAGCCGATGTGATGCTTGTGGGAGAGGCTCCGGGCGCCGAAGAAGATCGGTCTGGCCTTCCATTTGTTGGGGCAGCGGGACAGTTGTTGGATCGTATGTTGGCTGCAATAGAGTTGGACAGAACTTCCGTATATATTACTAACTTGTTGTTCTGGCGGCCACCAGGTAATAGGAATCCTACTAATGAGGAAATTCAGCAATGTCTGCCTTTGGTGGAACGACACATAGCGTTGATTCGGCCTCGTATTTTGGTCTTGGTTGGGAGCATTTCTGCTAAAACTCTCTTACGGCAGTCTGAAGGTATTACTCGGTTGCGAGGCCGATGGTATGAATATGAGTTGGTTGCTCCCAAAATTTCANTTGCCACCACGTGTATTTTTCACCCTGCTTTTCTTTTGAGGCANCCCCAAAATAAGCGTGAGGCTTGGAATGATCTTATTGCAATCCGAGAGCGCCTAAACCAGTTGACGGGAACCAGCTAA
- a CDS encoding transglycosylase: MVRRIVVVHAGRIAENVKLAYTRARILRVVMLSKYSTLGLAFTLMLAWAPCSQSGVSSQPFGDSHFVAVSTEINPGSIVVAARQEIASDLAMSGEVGGNSQKPGAXRLAALSYEPAGLYETSNLPTILSDSDISRYRKIFELQDQGAWSEADHLIGELVDDILLGHVRFQRYMHPTAYRSKFMELATWLEDYIDQPGSHRIYRLAMKRKPGGSSSPIEPDRRYLHGVGAGTPSPIPPLPRRALEAKQRVVISELEAEIATLISRGMPTRATELLERSVAAQSWMTEAEIDRLKANIGRGFYSYGKDERALSMADXAAQRSRHYVPDAYWIAGLASWRLGEVAYAVQAFQNVAANESGSEALRAAGAFWAARAHEALGNKSLAKSYFGRAADFSYTLYGLLALRVLGQVPPFHWEAISLYSYDLDGLIVMEHVKRAIALKQIGQDRLAEQELRVYFPQAPEALRSALLRIAVALDLPALQIRIAGLLAGRDLSQYESALYPIPMWHTRNDEFSIDQPLLLALIRQESIFDERAKSRRGARGLMQLMPRTATFIDGDYKYHTNRNHADKLFEPGLNLELGQSYLQHLLGGEQFDGNLLFALAAYNTGPSKVKKWVQHVDFRSDPLLFLESVPSPETRKFLSRVLTNFAIYGHRFGRDWGHFDALASGEWPKYVHGREDVGVRRVARD, from the coding sequence GTGGTCAGGCGCATAGTTGTTGTCCACGCTGGGCGCATTGCGGAAAACGTAAAACTGGCTTATACGAGAGCGCGAATTCTGAGGGTAGTGATGTTGTCTAAATATTCCACTTTGGGTTTAGCTTTTACTCTGATGCTTGCTTGGGCTCCGTGTTCTCAATCTGGTGTGTCCTCTCAACCCTTTGGTGACAGCCATTTTGTGGCGGTTTCAACCGAGATTAATCCTGGGTCTATTGTAGTGGCTGCTCGCCAGGAAATCGCCTCGGATCTAGCGATGTCTGGGGAAGTGGGCGGTAATTCCCAGAAGCCAGGGGCGNTGCGTTTAGCAGCACTCTCCTATGAGCCAGCAGGTCTTTACGAGACCAGCAATTTACCGACTATATTATCCGATTCGGACATTTCGAGATATAGAAAAATTTTTGAGCTTCAGGATCAAGGGGCGTGGTCGGAGGCTGACCATCTTATTGGCGAGTTAGTGGATGATATTTTGTTGGGGCACGTGAGATTCCAGCGATACATGCATCCAACAGCATATCGATCCAAGTTTATGGAATTAGCAACTTGGCTCGAGGATTATATCGATCAACCAGGATCGCATAGGATCTATCGGCTGGCTATGAAACGTAAGCCTGGGGGTAGTTCCAGTCCAATTGAGCCGGATCGCAGGTATTTGCATGGTGTAGGGGCGGGTACTCCGTCACCGATACCGCCGCTGCCACGGAGAGCTCTTGAGGCGAAGCAGCGTGTTGTGATTTCTGAATTAGAGGCTGAAATAGCTACCCTAATAAGCAGGGGTATGCCAACAAGGGCCACAGAGCTACTTGAGCGATCAGTTGCTGCCCAATCTTGGATGACCGAAGCTGAGATAGATCGATTGAAGGCTAATATTGGCAGAGGCTTCTACTCCTATGGAAAGGATGAACGTGCTTTAAGTATGGCGGACAGNGCGGCTCAACGTTCTCGGCACTATGTTCCAGATGCATATTGGATAGCTGGATTGGCGTCGTGGCGCCTTGGGGAAGTGGCTTATGCTGTGCAGGCCTTTCAAAATGTGGCGGCCAATGAGTCGGGTAGCGAGGCGCTCAGAGCCGCCGGAGCGTTTTGGGCGGCGCGTGCCCACGAGGCCTTGGGAAACAAGTCTTTAGCTAAGAGTTATTTTGGCCGAGCTGCAGACTTCTCCTACACGTTGTATGGGTTGCTTGCGTTGAGGGTGCTGGGCCAGGTTCCTCCTTTTCATTGGGAGGCTATTAGTCTCTACTCTTACGATCTGGATGGCCTCATTGTTATGGAGCATGTGAAGCGTGCCATAGCTCTCAAACAAATTGGCCAAGATAGATTGGCAGAGCAGGAACTACGCGTTTACTTTCCGCAGGCGCCCGAAGCACTCCGGTCCGCATTGTTGCGGATAGCGGTTGCGTTAGACCTACCGGCTTTGCAGATACGAATAGCTGGATTGTTGGCTGGCAGGGATCTCTCACAGTATGAATCCGCCCTCTATCCAATACCGATGTGGCACACAAGAAACGATGAGTTTTCCATTGACCAGCCGCTTCTGTTAGCACTTATAAGGCAGGAATCGATTTTTGATGAAAGAGCAAAAAGTCGCCGCGGAGCCCGAGGGTTAATGCAGCTAATGCCGAGAACGGCCACTTTCATTGATGGTGATTACAAGTATCACACTAATAGGAACCATGCGGATAAGCTTTTTGAGCCAGGGTTAAATTTGGAGCTTGGCCAGAGTTATTTGCAGCATTTGCTTGGCGGTGAACAGTTTGATGGAAATCTTCTCTTTGCGCTGGCAGCTTATAACACCGGGCCTAGCAAGGTGAAAAAATGGGTTCAGCATGTGGATTTTCGTTCAGACCCATTGCTGTTTCTGGAGAGTGTTCCCTCACCCGAGACTAGGAAATTTCTCAGTCGAGTTTTGACTAACTTTGCAATTTATGGACATCGTTTCGGCAGGGACTGGGGACACTTTGATGCTCTCGCGTCCGGTGAATGGCCCAAGTATGTTCATGGTCGGGAGGATGTAGGAGTACGGCGCGTTGCCAGGGATTGA
- the moaB gene encoding molybdenum cofactor biosynthesis protein B, translating to MPGIDEKRPFLPVQIAILTISDTRTKADDRSGEVLVGRIKDAGHKLYARNIVPDSVGDINAQLVSWIDDPQVDAVIATGGTGLTGRDVSPEAFERLYDKHIQGFGELFRMLSFDKIGTSTIQSRATAGVVRGTYLFLVPGSPXACKDAWDGILVHQLDNRYRPCNFVELMPRLTEV from the coding sequence TTGCCAGGGATTGATGAGAAAAGGCCGTTTTTGCCTGTGCAGATTGCGATATTAACAATTTCTGATACCCGCACAAAAGCTGATGACCGATCAGGGGAGGTTCTGGTCGGTCGGATAAAAGATGCGGGGCACAAACTTTATGCTCGAAATATAGTGCCGGATAGCGTGGGTGATATTAACGCACAGCTGGTTTCTTGGATAGATGACCCTCAGGTTGATGCGGTGATAGCCACGGGTGGAACTGGTTTGACAGGCAGAGATGTCAGCCCAGAGGCGTTCGAGAGGCTTTATGATAAGCATATTCAAGGTTTCGGGGAGCTTTTCCGAATGCTTTCGTTTGATAAAATTGGAACATCGACGATTCAATCTCGTGCTACGGCTGGGGTCGTCCGCGGTACTTACCTTTTCTTAGTTCCTGGTTCGCCCANCGCTTGCAAGGATGCGTGGGATGGGATACTTGTCCATCAACTTGATAATCGTTATAGGCCATGTAATTTTGTGGAGTTGATGCCGCGACTTACTGAAGTTTAA
- a CDS encoding glycosyl transferase family 2, with product MEPEAPQVNLHNRHFELERSITHSRIPLPNLSVIIPTLNETSQLDQCLKPLSGLVGEIIIADGGSSDGTIHIAKSHGCXFIVAPRGRGQQLRAGAAVATKPWFLFLHADTILDDRWSQTVSXFIMVSQNRRKAAAFQYQNDLTGLSAWLLEKLVMVRSNLGLVYGDQGMLIESSYYTQLGGYRELEIMEDINFCQRIGRRNIVVLRAFALTSGRRYKRTGVLLRAVRNMMCLCLYFIGVPIETIKRLYETGPS from the coding sequence ATGGAACCCGAAGCGCCTCAGGTAAACCTGCATAATCGCCATTTTGAACTGGAGCGTTCCATAACACACTCTAGAATTCCCCTTCCAAACCTATCAGTAATTATACCTACTCTGAATGAAACATCCCAATTAGACCAGTGCTTAAAACCACTGAGTGGACTAGTCGGGGAGATCATCATCGCAGACGGCGGATCTTCAGACGGCACGATCCACATCGCAAAAAGCCATGGCTGCNAATTCATAGTCGCGCCCCGTGGCCGGGGACAACAGTTAAGAGCGGGAGCAGCAGTAGCAACCAAACCTTGGTTTCTTTTTCTACATGCTGACACAATTCTAGATGACCGCTGGAGCCAAACTGTTTCACANTTTATCATGGTCTCACAAAACCGAAGAAAAGCAGCCGCCTTCCAATATCAAAACGACTTGACCGGCCTATCAGCCTGGCTTCTAGAAAAGCTTGTAATGGTCAGAAGCAATCTTGGCCTGGTATATGGCGACCAAGGAATGCTCATTGAAAGCAGTTACTATACCCAATTGGGAGGATATAGAGAGCTGGAGATTATGGAGGATATCAACTTCTGTCAACGAATTGGTCGCCGCAACATTGTAGTTCTTAGAGCTTTTGCGCTAACCTCAGGTCGGCGTTACAAGCGAACGGGAGTTCTTCTAAGAGCCGTTAGAAACATGATGTGTTTGTGCCTGTACTTCATAGGCGTNCCAATAGAAACCATAAAAAGACTNTACGAAACAGGCCCAAGTTGA
- a CDS encoding ribonuclease HII, giving the protein MLKLPDFCIEDGYNGLVCGVDEVGRGALCGPVLAAAVILDRNNVPKGIKDSKLLAPGKRRCLYSEIIGSAASVGVASVSAQEVDRVNILNASLLAMGQAVSNLGLEPDVALIDGNKVPDLDCLSRFVIGGDRLSISIAAASIVAKVERDGIMARLALQYPGYGWESNMGYGTARHLEEIRSAGITPEHRRSFRPVAEVLRQY; this is encoded by the coding sequence ATGTTGAAACTTCCAGACTTTTGTATTGAAGATGGTTATAATGGCTTGGTTTGTGGCGTTGATGAGGTCGGAAGGGGGGCCTTATGTGGCCCAGTCCTGGCTGCTGCTGTCATTTTGGATAGAAACAACGTTCCTAAGGGCATTAAGGATTCTAAGCTATTGGCGCCGGGGAAACGTAGGTGTTTGTACTCGGAGATTATAGGGTCTGCTGCTTCGGTTGGCGTAGCTAGTGTGTCGGCACAGGAGGTGGACAGGGTGAACATTCTTAATGCCTCTCTTCTGGCCATGGGACAAGCCGTTTCTAATTTGGGTTTGGAGCCTGACGTGGCTCTGATAGATGGCAATAAAGTCCCCGATCTGGACTGTCTGTCACGCTTTGTGATAGGGGGGGATCGTTTGTCCATATCCATAGCGGCAGCTTCTATTGTGGCAAAAGTGGAACGGGATGGAATTATGGCGAGATTAGCCTTGCAGTATCCTGGGTATGGATGGGAGAGTAATATGGGTTACGGTACNGCTCGACATCTTGAAGAAATTAGGAGTGCCGGCATTACCCCCGAGCATCGGAGGAGCTTTCGTCCGGTTGCCGAGGTNCTGCGTCAATATTAA